The Paraburkholderia caffeinilytica genome segment GTGCCGCCCACGCCGCCGAACCAGTTGCGCTGGGATGCATTGCCGATGCCGACCGGGCCGACCGATTTCGTCGACGGCTGGGTGACGATGGCGGGCAACGGTTCAGCCGAAGCGATGAACGGCTGCGCGATCCACGTGTACGCGGCGAATCGCTCGATGCAGGATCGTTTCTTCTACAGCGCCGACGGCGAATTGCTGATCGTGCCGCAGGAAGGCCGCCTGCATATCGCCACCGAGATGGGCCGACTCGATGTCGAGCCGTTCGAGATCGCGGTGATCCCGCGCGGCGTGCGCTTCGCGGTGAGCCTGCCGGACGGCGCGGCGCGCGGGTATATCTGCGAGAACTTCGGCGCGCTGCTGCGGCTGCCGGACCTCGGCCCGATCGGTTCGAACGGCCTCGCCAATCCACGCGATTTCCTCACGCCGCATGCCGCCTATGAAGACCGCGAAGGCGATTTCGAGCTTGTCGCCAAGATGAACGGCAATCTGTGGCGCGCGGACATCGGCCATTCACCGCTCGATGTGGTGGCATGGCACGGCAACTACGCGCCGTACAAATACGACCTGCGCCGCTTCAACACGATCGGTTCGATCAGCTTCGACCATCCGGATCCGTCGATCTTTCTGGTGCTGCAGTCGCAAAGCGATACGCCGGGTGTCGACACGATCGACTTCGTGATTTTCCCGCCGCGCTGGCTTGCGGCCGAAGATACGTTCCGCCCGCCCTGGTTTCATCGCAACGTCGCGAGTGAATTCATGGGCCTTGTGCACGGCGTATACGACGCGAAGGCCGAGGGTTTCGTGCCTGGCGGCGCGAGTCTGCACAACTGCATGTCGGGTCATGGCCCGGATGCGGAGACCTTCGAAAAAGCCTCGCATGGCGATACGTCCACGCCGATGAAAGTCGGCGACACGATGGCCTTCATGTTCGAAACGCGCACGCTGATCAAGCCGACTCGCTTCGCTCTCGAAACCGCGCAATTGCAGGCGCATTACTACGAGTGCTGGCAAGGTCTCAAGAAACACTTCAACCCGGAGCAACGATGAACGCATTGAGCGATCTCCAGGCGACGCTCGATCCGTCGCGCAAGAGCTGGGTCGAGTCGGCCAACGATTCGACCCACGATTTCTCGATCCAGAATTTGCCGTTCGGTATTTTCAGCGACAGGAACAACGGCGCGCGCCGAGTGGGCGTAGCGATTGGCGATGAGATCGCCGATCTGAGCGCACTCAAGTCCGCCGGCTTGCTCACGCTCCCGGTCGTTTCGAGCGATCCATCGATTGCGACGAAAGACCGGGCGTTCGAGCAAGACACGCTCAACGATTTCATCTCGCTCGGCCGCGACGCGTGGCGCAGCGTGCGCATCCAGTTGAGCAATCTGCTGGCGCGCGACACCGCGACTTTGCGCGACGATGCCGCCTTGCGTTCGAAAGTACTGGTGCGCCAGGCCGATGCGCAACTGCATCTGCCCGTGCAGATTCCGGGTTACACCGATTTCTATTCGTCGAAGGAACACGCGACGAACGTTGGCTCGATGTTTCGCGATCCGAAGAATGCGCTGCTGCCGAACTGGTCGGAAATGCCGATTGGCTACAACGGACGCGCGTCGTCGGTCGTGGTGAGCGGGACGCCGGTGCGGCGTCCTAACGGCCAGTTGAAGCTGCCGGATCAGGAGCGTCCCGTGTTCGGCGCATGCCGCAAGCTCGACATCGAGTTGGAGACGGGTTTCGTGATCGGCAGCGGCAATACGCTGGGCGAGCCGATTGCCTGTGCCGATGCCGAGGCGCACATCTTCGGCATGGTGCTGCTGAACGACTGGAGTGCCCGCGATATTCAGCAATGGGAATACGTGCCGCTTGGTCCGTTCAACTCCAAGGGTTTCGCGACCACGATCTCACCGTGGATCGTGACGCTCGACGCACTCGAGCCGTTTCGCGTCGAGCAGCCGGTGCAGGAGCCGCAACCGCTGGCGTACTTGCGCCATGACGGCAAGCACGCATTCGACATCGCGTTGGAAGTGACACTGCGGCCGCAAACGGCAAGGCAGGCCACCACAATTTCGCGGACCAATTTCAAGCACATGTACTGGACGATGGCGCAACAGCTCGCACATCACACGGTATCGGGCTGCAATACGCGGGTTGGCGATCTGATGGGTTCGGGCACGATCAGCGGCCCGACCGCCGACTCATGCGGCAGCCTGCTCGAATCCACGTGGAACGGCAAGAATCCGCTGGAATTGAAGGAAGGCGGCACACGCGGGTTTATCGAAGACGGCGACGAACTGACGTTTACGGGCTGGTGCCAGGGTGAAGGCTATCGCGTAGGCTTCGGGACATGCACCGGTAAGATCTTGCCCGCACAGAAGTAGACATAACGGAGGGCAGAAGTAACGGCGCCAACGCAGCTCGCCGACCCCCAAAAACGGGGAAGCCATGATGGCTTCCCCGTTTTAATATCGGTGCAGCACAGCACAGCACAGCACAGCACAGCACAGCACAGCACAGCACAGCACAGCACAGCACAGCACAGCACAGCACAGCACAGCACAGCACAGCACAGCACAGCCCACATCACGACGTCAAACCGGGGGTATGGCTGGGACATCTCGCGGAGGCAAAGCGGTCGGTTTTTCGCGAGTCGCAAACGGGGCATGTGGTTTCCCATGCATACCCGTCCGCGACGCACGCAGTGCGGAGTGGGAGCTGATGACACCCTAGTCACAAGCGCAAGCAGGTGCACGGGCACGGACTCCACGGAGCCACTACCCGATCCAGACAACGGTGCCCACTTAGCAAGATCGGTGTGAGCCGCTTTCTTTGCTTATCTTTCTTTGCGGCGGCAAAGAAAGTAAGTGCCGCCCCGCACAGGGGCGAACGCTAATAGACCACTAACAAATCAAGGAAACCCAAAAAATCCAGATCTAGGAAACCCCCCCCAAAAAAACCGAAATCAAAGAACCCCCACCACCACATACAACTAACAAAACTCAAGACCCCACAACCCGCATCGGCGCACGCCGCCTTTCCCACCAAACAGCCCCAAGAAACGCAAGCGCAGCAACCACCAGCACGCCGACCATCGCATCATTGCCGACCCCCTTCATCAACGCGCCAGCCACCAGCGGCCCACCAAAACTGGCCGCGCTCCACGACGCCCCCACCAGCGAGCTTGCCGACACCAGCGCGACACCGCGAAACCGCTCGCCGCAGGCGGCCATCGACAGCGTATAGATCGCCCCGGCCGTCGCGCCGAGCACATAGAGCAACGGCCAGCACGACCATGGCGAATTCACCGCCCACGGCAGCAATGGCAGCAGCACCACAACAATCACACCACAACCGATATGCACACGTTCGCGGCCGAGCCGGTCGGCAAGCCAGCCGATCGGAAACTGCATGGTCGTGTCGCCGAGCAGCAGGGCCGAGGCGAACAGCACGGCCACCTCGCTCGTGACGCCGTGCGACATTGCAAAAAGCGGCAGCAGCGACAGCGCGATCGTGTCGAACAACGCAAAAAAAGCCGTGCCGATCACGAGCACCGGCATCTGCGGCAGCACGTGGCGCCAACTGCCGTGCGCCGTGTGTTCGTCCTTCGACGCTTGCGGCGTCTTGCGAATGCTGGCTAGCGCGGGCAGGGCCAGCAGGAAGATCGCGCCGCAAATCAGGAAGCGCCAATGCATGAAGTCGGCGATCTGGCTCACCAGCACCGGGCCCGACATCTGGAATAGCGTGAAGTTGGTCGCGTAGATCGCGATGACCCGGGCGCGTGTGGCGTCGTCGGCGAGCTGGTTGACCCATGCTTCGCTGATCGTGAAGAGCAGCATCAGTGCAGCGCCGCAGAGTATGCGCAACGCGGCCCAGAGCCACAGATTCGAAGTGAACTGCATCAGCGCGGTCGCGACTCCAACGGTCAGCACCGCGCCGACGATCACCTGGCGACCGCTGAAACGCGCCGCGACCCAGCCGGCCAGCGGCACGACGATCAGGCCGCCGCCTGCTTGCGCGGCGGCCAGCAGACCGACCACGTCGGTGCCATAGCCGGCTTGCGTCAGCGCGAGGGAGGTGAGGGGAAGCGTGGCGCCGCTGCCGAGTCCGACGACGGCGACGCTAAGGATCAGGGCGAGGAAATCGCGCGTGAAGATGACGTTCATCGGCGGAGATGCTACTACGGCCGGCGGCCATTCGCATCTGGGTTCGGATTGCATGACTGCGGTCGAGGGCCGCGTTCGCTTCCTATCGAGGCGCTGCCCACCGCCCGGTCTGCAACGGCGCGTGGCCGGCGGCGGCGACACGGAACCTGTCCTGACCGAAGCCGTCCGCAGCAGTCTGCGCGCCTGTGCCTCAGTTATCCCGCCACGGCCATCCGCTGAGCGCGCCGGTCGATCGACACCGACCACAGCGTCAGCGCCAGGGCGCCAATCGACGTCGCCACGCCGACCCACGGCAGCGTGGTGAGCGGTGCGCCCGCGCCGATCGCCATGCCGCCGAGCCACGCGCCCGTGGCATTGCCGAGGTTGAACGCACCTTGATTGAGGGTCGACGCCAGATTCGGCGCATGGCTCGCGCGGTCGACGATCAGCATTTGCAGCGGCGGCACGATCGCGAAGGCCAGAATGCCCCACACGAAGATCGTGATCATGGCCGGGATCTCAGCGTGCATCGTGCCGGCGAAGACCGTCAGGATCACGACGATCGCCAGCAGAAACGCAACCAGCGAGGGCATCAGCCGCCAGTCCGCGAGCTTGCCGCCGAGCGTGCTGCCCACCGTCAAGCCGAGGCCGAACAGCAACAGCACGAAGGTGACCGCGTGCGGCGTGAAGCCGGTCACGTCTTCGAGAATCGGCGTGATGTAGGTGAAGGTGGAAAACAGGCTGGCCGACGCGAGCACGCTGATGCCGAGCACCATCAGCACTTGCGGGTTCTTCAGCACGCTGAATTCGCGCACGAGGCTCGCCTTCTGCATTTCAATCTTCGCCGGCAGGCACACGGCGAGCGCGCCCGCGGCGAGAACGCCGATGCCGGTCACGGCCCA includes the following:
- a CDS encoding MFS transporter — protein: MNVIFTRDFLALILSVAVVGLGSGATLPLTSLALTQAGYGTDVVGLLAAAQAGGGLIVVPLAGWVAARFSGRQVIVGAVLTVGVATALMQFTSNLWLWAALRILCGAALMLLFTISEAWVNQLADDATRARVIAIYATNFTLFQMSGPVLVSQIADFMHWRFLICGAIFLLALPALASIRKTPQASKDEHTAHGSWRHVLPQMPVLVIGTAFFALFDTIALSLLPLFAMSHGVTSEVAVLFASALLLGDTTMQFPIGWLADRLGRERVHIGCGVIVVVLLPLLPWAVNSPWSCWPLLYVLGATAGAIYTLSMAACGERFRGVALVSASSLVGASWSAASFGGPLVAGALMKGVGNDAMVGVLVVAALAFLGAVWWERRRAPMRVVGS
- the fahA gene encoding fumarylacetoacetase, with the translated sequence MNALSDLQATLDPSRKSWVESANDSTHDFSIQNLPFGIFSDRNNGARRVGVAIGDEIADLSALKSAGLLTLPVVSSDPSIATKDRAFEQDTLNDFISLGRDAWRSVRIQLSNLLARDTATLRDDAALRSKVLVRQADAQLHLPVQIPGYTDFYSSKEHATNVGSMFRDPKNALLPNWSEMPIGYNGRASSVVVSGTPVRRPNGQLKLPDQERPVFGACRKLDIELETGFVIGSGNTLGEPIACADAEAHIFGMVLLNDWSARDIQQWEYVPLGPFNSKGFATTISPWIVTLDALEPFRVEQPVQEPQPLAYLRHDGKHAFDIALEVTLRPQTARQATTISRTNFKHMYWTMAQQLAHHTVSGCNTRVGDLMGSGTISGPTADSCGSLLESTWNGKNPLELKEGGTRGFIEDGDELTFTGWCQGEGYRVGFGTCTGKILPAQK
- the hmgA gene encoding homogentisate 1,2-dioxygenase, producing METHNRTPNTASSRLEIEPGYQSGFANEFATEALPGALPEGRNSPQRAAYGLYAEQLSGTAFTAPRGHNRRSWLYRIRPAAVHKPFTLLSSERLVANFAEVPPTPPNQLRWDALPMPTGPTDFVDGWVTMAGNGSAEAMNGCAIHVYAANRSMQDRFFYSADGELLIVPQEGRLHIATEMGRLDVEPFEIAVIPRGVRFAVSLPDGAARGYICENFGALLRLPDLGPIGSNGLANPRDFLTPHAAYEDREGDFELVAKMNGNLWRADIGHSPLDVVAWHGNYAPYKYDLRRFNTIGSISFDHPDPSIFLVLQSQSDTPGVDTIDFVIFPPRWLAAEDTFRPPWFHRNVASEFMGLVHGVYDAKAEGFVPGGASLHNCMSGHGPDAETFEKASHGDTSTPMKVGDTMAFMFETRTLIKPTRFALETAQLQAHYYECWQGLKKHFNPEQR
- a CDS encoding MFS transporter translates to MPLPLLALAVAAFGIGTTEFVIMGLLPDVARDLSVSIPAAGMLVSAYALGVTIGAPIVAIAVANMPRKKALMSLIGVFIVGNLLCAIAPGYAVLMAARIVTAFCHGAFFGIGSVVAAGLVAPNRRAQAIALMFTGLTLANVLGVPLGTALGQAVGWRATFWAVTGIGVLAAGALAVCLPAKIEMQKASLVREFSVLKNPQVLMVLGISVLASASLFSTFTYITPILEDVTGFTPHAVTFVLLLFGLGLTVGSTLGGKLADWRLMPSLVAFLLAIVVILTVFAGTMHAEIPAMITIFVWGILAFAIVPPLQMLIVDRASHAPNLASTLNQGAFNLGNATGAWLGGMAIGAGAPLTTLPWVGVATSIGALALTLWSVSIDRRAQRMAVAG